The Pleuronectes platessa chromosome 10, fPlePla1.1, whole genome shotgun sequence genome contains a region encoding:
- the mrs2 gene encoding magnesium transporter MRS2 homolog, mitochondrial — protein sequence MSAWVKAVCGCAGGGGGGVETRLHRLLLAGCRSCIRMYPPFSGNFYPKRPFTCLNAFPPWRHGVRRGLCPLKYSVPAGNRNVSVHSRIWSDAGSRHQHKTCQSGVGRKEKLLQEGASWPVSLVRCRVTDAPISSVLPAFVVMKFDQEGNVTSFEKKKTELCQELSLQARDLRFQHSTSLTARNNCIILRMASLKAIVTPESLLVLDFRGLGLERWLVLELAPQLASQTHSLPFEFRALEAILQHKVNTLQTRLNEVEPIILDVLESLVDPKILSADRSKLHILLQNSKSLSELETDIKVFKESLLKILDEDEIIEELCLTKWTDPRVFEESSLGIDHAEEMELLLENYYMQAEELGNKARELKGLIDDSESVIFINLDSHRNVMMRLNLQLTMGSFSLTLFGLIGVAFGMNLTSCFEEDPRVFWLVTGFMFLGSGLIWRRLLSFLGRHLEPSMIPPVWKRSLKASDVKPGIR from the exons ATGTCCGCCTGGGTGAaggctgtgtgtgggtgtgctggtggtggtggtggtggtgtggagACCAGGCTGCATAGACtgctgctggctggctgcaggagctgcatcaGGATGTACCCCCCCTTCAGTGGgaacttttatccaaagcgacccTTCACTTGTCTCAATGCTTTTCCCCCCTGGAGACATGGCGTCCGCCGAGGCCTCTGCCCACTGAAGTACAGTGTGccagcaggaaacaggaacgtgtctgtgcacagcaggatCTGGAGTGATGCTGGATCAAGGCATCAACACAAAACATGTCAGTCCGGTgtggggaggaaggagaagctgctaCAAGAAGGAGCATCGTGGCCTG tgtcCCTTGTCCGCTGCAGAGTGACAGATGCCCCGATTTCCAGCGTGCTTCCAGCTTTCGTAGTG atgAAATTTGACCAGGAAGGAAATGTTACATCGTTTG agaagaagaaaaccgAGCTTTGCCAGGAGCTAAGTCTTCAGGCCAGAGACCTTCGCTTTCAGCACAGTACCAGCCTCACTGCCAGGAACAACTGCATCATCTTACGAATGGCG TCTCTGAAAGCCATCGTAACGCCAGAGTCCCTCTTGGTGTTGGATTTCCGTGGTCTGGGATTGGAACGCTGGTTGGTACTGGAGCTCGCTCCTCAGCTTGCCTCACAGACTCACTCTCTGCCCTTTGAGTTCAGAGCACTGGAGGCCATACTGCAGCACAAG GTGAACACGCTACAAACCCGGCTGAATGAGGTCGAGCCAATTATATTGGATGTGTTGGAATCCTTAGTGGATCCTAAAATCCTTTCTGCTGACAGAAGTAAACTACACATACTTCTGCAGAACAGCAagag TTTATCAGAGTTGGAAACGGACATAAAGGTTTTTAAGGAATCATTGCTGAAGATTTTGGATGAGGACGAGATTATTGAAGAACTCTGTCTGACCAAGTGGACCGACCCAAGAGTTTT CGAGGAGAGCAGTTTGGGCATTGACCATGCTGAGGAGATGGAACTGTTACTGGAGAATTACTATATGCAG GCTGAGGAGCTGGGGAACAAGGCCAGAGAACTGAAAGGGCTGATAGACGACTCTGAGAGTGTCATCTTCATCAATCTAGacag CCATCGTAACGTGATGATGCGTCTGAACCTGCAGCTGACCATGGGTTCCTTCTCCCTCACCTTGTTCGGTCTGATAGGAGTGGCCTTTGGAATGAATTTGACATCGTGCTTTGAAGAG GACCCTCGTGTTTTCTGGCTGGTAACGGGCTTCATGTTCTTGGGCAGCGGGCTCATATGGCGACGACTGCTGTCATTTCTGGGACGACATCTAGAGCCCTCAATG ATCCCTCCAGTTTGGAAGAGAAGTCTGAAAGCATCAGACGTCAAACCAGGAATCAGATGA
- the LOC128450033 gene encoding integrin beta-1, which produces MAVKLLCLCLLLAPLCPSWARKQTCLRSASSCDECVQSGPECAWCTAPNPDVRCHNMKGLRRAGCHKSHIYNPQGLVQVVKNESNTEPADAKTLFLQPQEFSVRLRPGVSQTFPLTITMPTDQSVPELTTDLTNVPAGVNITLSRVMTGHPLFVTVEAAQCPSKSDDSNQNSTGPWFVHITPRGFSLGVKLEISLDCQCDCSRSREESSVACSGHGALMCGQCECYDSYTGPNCQRDKESSFSRNEDSCRSGRKAPVCSGRGECVDGYCECEERANPQQRYSGRYCECSNFDCPYANAKMCGGHGTCECGHCLCDDDWTGEDCSCSMETASCMATNQQLCNGRGMCQCGKCKCEPPYTGPTCESCPHCQNTCQAAHGVCGVSGVWDGKEEGQV; this is translated from the exons ATGGCTGTGAAgctgctctgtctctgcctgctgctggCTCCGCTGTGTCCCAGCTGGGccagaaaacaaacatgtctcAGATCTGCTTCCAGCTGCGACGAGTGCGTCCAGTCTGGTCCGGAATGTGCCTGGTGCACTGCCCCTAATCCTGACGTTCGGTGTCATAACATGAAGGGGCTGCGGCGAGCAGGCTGCCATAAAAGTCATATATACAACCCTCAGGGCTTGGTGCAGGTGGTCAAGAATGAGAGCAA CACAGAACCAGCAGATGCTAAGACCCTGTTCCTCCAGCCCCAGGAGTTCTCCGTCCGGTTGAGGCCGGGTGTGAGCCAGACTTTCCCTCTAACTATCACCATGCCGACAGACCAGTCTGTCCCAGAGCTGACGACTGACCTCACCAATGTGCCAGCGGGAGTCAACATCACACTCAGTAGAGTCATGACTGGACACCCCTTGTTT GTGACTGTGGAGGCCGCCCAGTGTCCCAGTAAGAGTGATGACTCAAACCAGAACAGTACTGGGCCCTGGTTTGTCCACATCACACCCAGAGGCTTTTCATTGGGTGTGAAGTTAGAAATATCTCTGGATT GTCAGTGTGACTGCTCGAGAAGCCGTGAGGAAAGCAGCGTTGCCTGCAGTGGCCACGGAGCTCTGATGTGTGGACAGTGCGAGTGCTACGATTCTTACACCGGACCAAACTGCCAGAGGGACAAAGAATCATCTTTTTCACGAAATGAAGACTCCTGTCGCTCAGGCCGTAAGGCCCCTGTGTGCAGCGGCAGGGGGGAGTGCGTGGACGGCTACTGTGAGTGCGAGGAGCGAGCTAACCCCCAACAACGATACAGTGGACGATACTGCGAGTGCAGCAACTTTGACTGTCCTTACGCCAACGCCAA AATGTGCGGAGGCCATGGGACGTGCGAATGTGGACACTGCTTGTGTGACGACGATTGGACAGGTGaagactgcagctgctccatGGAAACTGCCTCCTGTATGGCAACAAACCAGCAGCTGTGCAACGGTAGAGGGATGTGTCAGTGCGgcaaatgtaaatgtgagcCACCATATACTGGCCCGACCTGTGAGAGCTGCCCTCACTGTCAGAACACATGTCAGGCAGCACATGGAGTGTGTGGAGTGTCGGGCGTTTGGGACGGGAAAGAAGAAGGACAG GTGTGA
- the LOC128450034 gene encoding lipid scramblase CLPTM1L produces the protein MLPSCCSKPAADGSGKKSSSVAKLLLGVFVVYSLHTAWLLYGFLNTRPCDEDRGETCITSYLTGRPRLQLSVFTCLMPDNSQLSLAVKIDPFDPHSAFERQVNVSLPEQTRSNGTLFAVVYVHKASVSPLEDSREVHYAAQLTTHITATHTEGPRDPHKVKIVENPVSHWRPHLSVTMMSEDFTFNKAGLPSDVRRYMRVSQDRHHMIYLPLLLVNELSVRVRDLMEINSSTVHLPLTVSYEGISLRGFRFWVHLQDVVYSLRQFGFTEENIDEIKETLMGSNLYLLVLTALITALQLICEFLALKNDISSWRKKKNLVGMSRKSVLWRSLSTLLIFLHLLEETSLLVLLPVGLGACVEVWKVFKVFKFKLLWKSSNLHLNKLDEEERKTLEYDTQASRYLSYLVYPLCISGAIFSLAYLRQKSYYSWLINSLVTGVYAFGFLSMAPQLFINHKLKSVSHLQGTVLMYRGVNTLISDLCSCASFFFTSGSFSSSHQLSCFRDELLFLLYLYQRRFYAAKARRRDSGSHSKKVKTQ, from the exons ATGCTTCCGTCGTGCTGCTCCAAACCCGCGGCGGACGGCAGCGGTAAGAAGAGCAGCTCCGTGGCCAAGCTGCTGCtcggtgtgtttgtggtgtacTCGCTGCACACAGCCTGGCTGCTGTACGGCTTCCTCAACACCAGACCCTGCGacgaagacagaggagagacctGCATCACCTCCTACCTGACAGGCAGACCCAGACTCCAG CTGAGTGTGTTTACCTGCCTCATGCCAGACAACAGCCAACTCAGCCTCGCTGTAAAAATAGACCCATTTGACCCACATTCTGCATTTGAAAG GCAGGTGAATGTCTCTCTGCCAGAGCAGACTCGGTCTAATGGCACTCTTTTCGCAGTGGTCTATGTTCACAAAGCCAGTGTTTCCCCTCTGGAGGACAGCAGAGAAGTCCACTACGCGGCTCAGCTCACCACCCACATCACGgccacacacactgaggggCCGAGGGACCCGCACAAGGTAAAAAT AGTAGAGAATCCTGTGTCCCATTGGAGACCTCACCTGTCAGTCACCATGATGTCAGAGGACTTCACCTTCAACAAGGCGGGGCTTCCCAGTGATGTGCGGCGATACATGAGAGT GTCTCAGGACAGACATCACATGATCtacctccctctgctgctggttAATGAACTCAGCGTCAGAGTCAGAGACCTCATG GAGATCAACAGCAGCACTGTCCACCTCCCTCTGACGGTGTCCTACGAGGGAATCTCTCTCAGGGGATTCAGGTTCTGGGTTCATCTGCAGGATGTGGTTTATTCCCTTCGACAGTTTG gcttcactgaggaaaaCATTGATGAAATTAAAGAAACTCTGATGGGATCCAACCTCTACCTGTTAGTGCTGACTGCACTCATCACAGCTCTGCAA CTCATCTGTGAATTCCTGGCTCTTAAAAATGACATCAGCTCttggagaaaaaagaagaacttGGTGGGAATGTCCCGAAAGTCAG TTCTGTGGCGTAGTCTCAGTACTTTGCTGATTTTCCTCCATCTGCTGGAGGAGACCAGTCTGCTGGTGCTGCTCCCTGTTGGACTGGGCGCCTGTGTGGAG GTGTGGAAGGTGTTTAAAGTGTTTAAGTTCAAGTTGCTGTGGAAAAGCTCCAACCTGCAC TTAAACAAACTggatgaagaagagaggaagacgcTGGAGTATGACACACAG GCGTCCAGATACTTGTCCTACTTGGTTTATCCTTTGTGTATCAGTGGAGCTATTTTCTCTCTGGCCTACTTACGCCAAAAGAG TTATTATTCCTGGTTGATCAACAGCCTGGTGACCG GAGTTTACGCCTTTGGCTTCCTGTCTATGGCCCCTCAGCTCTTCATTAACCACAAG TTGAAGTCTGTGAGTCACCTGCAGGGGACGGTGTTGATGTACAGA GGAGTGAACACCCTTATCTCAGATCTGTGCTCCTGCGCCTCCTTTTTCTTTACCTCCggatccttctcctcctctcatcaacTCTCCTGCTTCAGAGATGAGCTGCTGTTCCTCCTCTACCTCTACCAGCGAAG GTTTTACGCCGCCAAGGCCAGGAGGCGAGACTCTGGGAGCCACAGCAAGAAAGTAAAAACTCAGTGA